GGCATGGAGGCCGAGTTCCGTCGCCGTTAGCGGGTCACGGCTGTGCTTGTGCGCAAAGAAGTCATCGTTCAAGCTGACGAGCTCTTGGTGGATGTTGTCGGTCATGGATCCTCCTCGATGCTCACCCTAGGCGACAAATGAAGATCAACCACCAGGAAACATCATTTCTGTATTATTACGTTCAACAAACAACCGCTCTCGCAAGTCAATCGGTTGCACCCTTGCCCAGGTACGTTGCCATCTACCGTAGCACCAGCCGTGCCAGCGACCTCCACACCGGTAATGCACAAGGGCCCGGAGGCATCAGCGACGACTCCCAAGCTAGCCATGGCATCGCAAGATCCCAGGTAAGCCGTCCTTCAAAACAGTGCACTCCCACCATCGATCGAAAGGGTTTGACCCGTGATCCAGCTGGCGTGTTCAGACACGAAGAAGGAGACGCCATGGGCGATATCCGTTGCTTGACCCAATCGTCGGAGCGCAATACCCTCGACCAATCGCCGCTGACCCTCCTCCCCGTAGGACTCCCACTGCGCGATCGTGGTGGGGTTGGAGAGGACAAAACCCGGTGCAATAGCGTTGACCGTGATGGAGTAGGGACCGAGTTCATGGGCCATCTGCCGGGTGAAGCTGATCTGGGCGGCCTTGGAACTAGCGTAGGCTTGAATTCCCGTCAGCGAGACACTCCTCCCTGCCCCCGAGGAGATCGTGACGATCCTTCCCCAGCCGCGATGCTTCATTCCCCCAACGACCGCACGTACACAGTGGAAGGTGCCAGTCAAGTTGACGTCGATGATCGCCTGCCAATCGGCGTCAGTCACCGCCTCAAGCGGCTGGTGGACCTGACCAAGTACACCGCCGGCACTGTTGACCAGGATGTCGATGGGAGGAGCGGCGGCGACAAATCGCTCGACAGACGCTGCGTCCGTGACATCCATCTCATCACGATCCGTTCTCAGCACCTCAAGTCCATCTGCCTCCAGTTGGTCCGCAATCGCACGCCCGATTCCCTGGGCGGTGCCGGTCACTAGAGCGACCGGCTTTGCTGGTCGAGACATCTACTCCTCCTTCACTTCCATCAATTAACCCCCGTAGCTAGCACCCTAGCCACGGTTTGGATGGCCGACAGTCGTCTCGGCCGGTTGCGATCGCCCCCAGCGCCAGCGGCGAGAACAGTAGGTACCTCGAGGGGGTGCGCGATGACCCCACACATGCGTGCTACTCGACCGTCTTCGCTGCACCTTATCCTGCCGTCGGAGGCCCCACGAGCACCCTTTGCCTGCCACGCGTCCGGTACGAGGTATCGCCGAGGCGTTCGAGCACCTACGACGTCAACTACGCGCGGTAGACCGCACTTCGATCAAGGTACCCACGGTCGATAGCGACGACGACCGCCTGCGTCCTTGTGCTCACACCGAGTTTTGTAAAGATACGGGAAAAATAGGTCTTCACCGTTGGCTCGCCGATACCCAACGCACCCCCGATGACGGTGTTGGTGGCGCCGGAGGCAGCCAGTCGAAGTACCTCCAACTCGCGCTGGGTCAGGAGTGCGTCATGGTGTAAGTCACGAGAGATTCGCATGCTGAGCGCAGTGGCATAGTAGGTCTGTCCGCGTGCGACGCGACGGATAGCGTCAAAGAGGATCGACTCCTCCACGTCCTTCAAGAGATAGCCCTTGGCACCCGCCGCCAACGCCGAACGGACAAGTGCTGGCTCATCATAGGTAGTCAGCACCAGCGCGTTCGCTTGGGTCCGATCACGCACCCAAGCGACAAGGCTCGAACCGTCTCCGTCCTGGAGTTTGAGATCACAACACACGACATCGGGTTGCGTTGCAGTGACCACCTGTTTGGCCTGGCTCACGCCTGAGGCTTCGCCGACGATCGAGCAGTCTGGCGCCTTGGCCAAGATACCGAGCAATCCACGGCGAACGATCGTGTGGTCATCCACGATGACGACTTTGATCATCGTGGCAACCTGACCTTAATACGGGTCCCCGCCTCGGGGCGACTCTCGAGAGAGAAGTCACCAAAGACTTGCTCCACTCTGCGACGCATCAGCTCTAGTCCAAAGTGCTCATCACAGTCGGTACGCGCGGTATCGAAACCAACCCCATCATCCTCGACCACCACGATCAGCGAACCCTCCTCCTCAATAAAATCGAGATGCGCAGTCCGTGCTCGCGAATGACGAATGATGTTGTTGCCCACTTCACGAAGGATCAGTGTCATGCATTCGGTCGTCGTCGAGTCAAGCAAGAACTCAGTCGACGGAAAGTGCTCAACGATCAAGGTCACCCCGCTGGACTGGAGCTTGTCCTTCAAGAGCTCGACCTCGTCAGCGACCGAGGCGAGGGTGGTCGCCGGCAGCTGCCCCTCACGAATCACCGCACGCGCTGCTTCGAGCGCGGTTTGTGCCGCCTCCGCAATGAGTTCAGCGTCGATGGCACCATCCTTGGCCCCTCGCGCGAGCAACAGAATGCCAATGAGTTGTTGGGCAATCGTCTCATGGATGCGTGCCGCCAACCGCTCACGCTCATTGTTCTCGCCGATCTGGCGGTAGAGCTCGGAGAGCCTACTCTGAGTGATCCGCAACTCGTCCAGACTTTGCGATAGATTGGCCTGTTGGTCCAATAGTCGAGAGATGAAGACGGCGACGAAGGAGCCAGCAAGGAAGGTCGGCACGAACCAGTCGGCGATCACCACATAGGGGACCGAAGGTTGGGCCAAGAAGTGAGAGAGGACGCCCACCATCGCCTCGATCGCCGCAACGCTCGGTAGCGAGAGCTGCAGAGGTAGCGCAGCATAGACAAGTGCCGAGACCGGCATCAGCAGATAGCCAGCGTTGGGATTGAGCGACGAGCCAATGGCGAGCAGAAGAACCTGTGAACCAATGAGGACACCGAGCCGACCCTTTGAACGGTGCAGCTGATCAAACACGGGTCGACCGATCGCAAACCAGCCAACGGCCGTCACCAACTCCACGATCACCGCACCAACCTCGCGGAGTGAAGAGGCCGAGGGGTAGACCAAAGTCATGGCAACTGCTGCGAGCAACGAGCCCAAGAACAACAGGCTCCAAACCTGTAAACCGCCGCCGAGAATCGTGCGTCGCTGTTCATTGCGATCGAAGCGTGCCATACCTGACTTGATGCTAGTTGTTTTCGACAGATTAACTACAGTCGGCGATAGAGCGCAACGACAACACCGCCCGGGCTCGAGCTCATCCCTGCACGAGAACGCGATTTTCAGAACGCAACGGCGCACCTTTTACCGACAGCATACTCACCGACAGCGTACGTCGAGGCAGTCC
This genomic window from Ferrimicrobium sp. contains:
- a CDS encoding SDR family NAD(P)-dependent oxidoreductase encodes the protein MSRPAKPVALVTGTAQGIGRAIADQLEADGLEVLRTDRDEMDVTDAASVERFVAAAPPIDILVNSAGGVLGQVHQPLEAVTDADWQAIIDVNLTGTFHCVRAVVGGMKHRGWGRIVTISSGAGRSVSLTGIQAYASSKAAQISFTRQMAHELGPYSITVNAIAPGFVLSNPTTIAQWESYGEEGQRRLVEGIALRRLGQATDIAHGVSFFVSEHASWITGQTLSIDGGSALF
- a CDS encoding response regulator transcription factor gives rise to the protein MIKVVIVDDHTIVRRGLLGILAKAPDCSIVGEASGVSQAKQVVTATQPDVVCCDLKLQDGDGSSLVAWVRDRTQANALVLTTYDEPALVRSALAAGAKGYLLKDVEESILFDAIRRVARGQTYYATALSMRISRDLHHDALLTQRELEVLRLAASGATNTVIGGALGIGEPTVKTYFSRIFTKLGVSTRTQAVVVAIDRGYLDRSAVYRA
- a CDS encoding ATP-binding protein codes for the protein MARFDRNEQRRTILGGGLQVWSLLFLGSLLAAVAMTLVYPSASSLREVGAVIVELVTAVGWFAIGRPVFDQLHRSKGRLGVLIGSQVLLLAIGSSLNPNAGYLLMPVSALVYAALPLQLSLPSVAAIEAMVGVLSHFLAQPSVPYVVIADWFVPTFLAGSFVAVFISRLLDQQANLSQSLDELRITQSRLSELYRQIGENNERERLAARIHETIAQQLIGILLLARGAKDGAIDAELIAEAAQTALEAARAVIREGQLPATTLASVADEVELLKDKLQSSGVTLIVEHFPSTEFLLDSTTTECMTLILREVGNNIIRHSRARTAHLDFIEEEGSLIVVVEDDGVGFDTARTDCDEHFGLELMRRRVEQVFGDFSLESRPEAGTRIKVRLPR